AGCTGCGCCTAGGCCAACAGCTCTGTGCTGTCATTGACGGGTTAGGAACACGTCAATGATCAACGAGGCTGGAGCCTTATACCCGGTGTTCCTGCCTCAAATGTAAGGGCATGACGAGTGCCGCCCTTTCCTTCACTTGACCAGGTGGTTTCCGATCGAGGAGCCGCCATCGACCGTCAGAATGCTACCGGTCGCGAACCTCGAACGATCGGACGCAAGAAAAAGCATTGCTTCAGCAATCTCTTCAGCTGTCCCCATCCGATCCATGACGGCACGGGCGTTGAAATCGCTGCGAAGCTTCGCGGGGTCCTTCGCTTCGGCGAAGATTTTCGTGAAGTAAGGAGAGTCGATTGTCCCTGGAGCGACCGCGTTGACACGAATTCCCTCTTTCGCATGATCCATGGCCATCGCGCGCGTCAGCGAAGATATTGCTCCTTTCGATGCTACGTAGGCAGTCCTGTCCGCGATTGCTGAGGTTGCGGTGTAGGAAGTCGTATTGATGATCGAACCTCCGCCGTTCCGTCGCATAACAGGAATGACGTACTTTGAGCAAAGGAAGATCCCTTTGACGTTTACGGACATAATCCGGTCCCAAGTTTCTTCAGGAATGGTCACCACATTCCCCGTCGTTCCGAACCCGGCATTATTGACGAGCACGTCGACCCGGCCCCACTTTGCGGTCGTCTTCTCAACCATGCTTTCCGCGTCCTTGGCGGACGAGACGTCGACGCGAACACCGAAAGCCTTCGAGCCGATCTCGTTCGCCACACGAACCGCGGCGTCTTCATTGACATCAGCAACAACCACATAGGCGCCGTTCTTTGCGAAAAGCTCGGCTGTCGCACGACCAATGCCGCTGCCGCCCCCTGTGACGATACAAACTCTTTGATTCAAATCCATCGACCATCTCCTCATTTTTGGGTGCCTTAGAAGACATTTTAGCAGACAATCTGTCAATTGTGAAAATCCAGTTGACAGATTGTCTGCTGATCTGTTTATCTAGGCTCGATCGAATTTGGCCGTGGGAGGACAATATGGCCGATACCAGCACTGAGGCGCAGTTGACTTTTAAGGCAGCTATGCGTCGGTTCACATCAACCATCTGCTTGATCACGACCGAACTCAACGGGGTCCGTCATGGCATGGCCGCCACCGCGGTCCAGTCGGTTACCGCGGACCCACCAACTGTTCTTGTCTGCATCAACCAATCGGCTTCGGTGAATCAGCCTTTGAAGATCTCCGGGAAGTTCGCCGTGAACATGCTGCATCTTTCACATGCCGATCTTGTGCCGCTGTTCAGTGGGCAATTGAAGGGTGAAGAGCGCTTTCATTACGGCGAGTGGCTGTCTCTCGACGGCATGCCGGTCCTGTCCGATGCGCAGGCGGCGTTTGTCTGCAAGCTAAAAGATGTCGTTCACGTTGGAACGCATGATGTTGTGCTCGGAGAAGTGCTCGAAGCACGGTTCATCGAGTCAATCGCGCCGCTTCTCTACGAAAACGGTCAACTCGTCAGGTCGTCGTCCATCAGTGGATCGGCCGCATAGTAGGTGGCTTTAACCACCAATCACATCACTCATCGAAAGCCCAAGGGCGGCAAGGAGAAAAGCGTGAGCAATATGGCACCCGCAAGAGAAATTCATGGACGTGAAGTCACAGAGCGCTTTGAGCGCGGACTAAAGACCCGGCGCGAAGTCTTGGGGGGGGGCTATGTTGATGCGTCGGTCAGCAAAGCCACCGACTTCAATTGGCCGATGCAAACCCTCGTCACAGAATACTGCTGGGACGCGATTTGGAATCGGCCGGGCCTGGAGCGCAAGCAGCGCAGCATCCTCAATCTCGGGATGATTTCGGCCCTCAATCGTCCGCATGAGCTGAAACTGCATGTTCGCGGAGCAATCAACAACGGTCTTACCAAAGAGGAAATTCGGGAGGTTTTCCTCCAGGTTTCGATTTACTGCGGTGTTCCTGCGGCCATCGACAGCTTCCGCGTGGCAGCGGAAGTTTTCGACGAGATGGGCATCTAGTTATTCAACGCATTTGAGTGGGCTGAGCATCATCCGTTGCCAGCCCGAGGAGGGACTACAGTGACCGCACAAGACGATTTCCGCGCTGCCGGAAACCCAATGTTCAATGATAACAAGCTCAAGCTCGGCGTATTTGGCACGAATTGCTCGAATGCATGCGCGATTACGCTCGCTGAGACAACGTTCGAACCTACCTTCGACCACAACGTCGAGATTGCAAAGAAGCTTGAGGCAGCCGGTTGGGAATGCATGGTGCCGATTGCACGCTGGCGTGGTTTTGGCGGTCCTTCAAACTTCAATGGCGTGAACATGGATACGTTCACCTGGGCGGCCGCTCTCGCGGCGGTCACCACGAAGCTCCAGTTCTTCTCAACGACTCACATTCCGACGCTAAACCCGATTGTTGCAACCAAGATGGCGACAACAATCGATCACATCTCGAAGGGTCGATACGGCCTCAATCTCGTTACCGGCTGGTTCACTCCCGAAATGGAAATGTTCGGAGTTCCTATGATGGAGCACGACACCCGCTATGAATACGCCACTGAATGGATGGATATCGTCGAGACGCTCTGGAAACGCAATGGCGTTACCTTCGAAGGCGAGTTCCTCAAAGTCAAAGACGCCTTCAGTGAACCCAAACCCTACAACAAGGCGGGTCGCCCGCTCCTGATCTGCGCCGGCGCCTCGGGCAAGGGACTGCATTTCACCGCCAAGTTCTGCGACTTCAACTTCGGCTTCATGCAAGACATGGAATCCGGCGCTGCCTGGGTCAAAAAGGTGAAGGACCTGGCGCGTACTGAATATAACCGTGATCTTGGCACATTCACAGCTTGCCCCGTTATCGTTCGCGAAACGGAGAAGGAAGCAAAGGAATACTACGACTACTACGTCAACCAGAAGGGTGACTGGGAGGCATGCGAGAACATCTGTGAAGTTCTGCAGGTGCAATCTCAAAACCATTCTGCCGAAATGTATCAAAAATTCAAGGAACGCTTCGTCGCTGGCTGGGGTGGATACCCGATCGTCGGCAATCCAGAACAAGTCGCCGACAAGCTCGTGGATCTCAGCAATACAGGCGTCAACGGCGCCTTGCTGACAATGGTCGATTACAACGAGGAACTTCCCTTCTTTAACGACCGTGTCATGCCGCTGCTCAAGCAAGCCGGTCTGCGCAACTGAACCAGTCCTCGGGACGGCGATTGCCGTCCCGACACGAACTCTGCCAGATTCTGGCAGGATTTTCGCGGCTGGCGGCCAAAGGGGCCGGCGGTTGAGCGGAACCACAAGGGGAGGAGGCCCTGAATGCTGAAGAAAATCGTTGCAGCGCTTTTTACGCTGTCGAGCCTTTATCACATGAACGGCGTGGCGAAGGCTGACGGCCTCGATTCGTTGCCGCCGGACCAAAAGGCGCTTTACGAGAATATCGATCCCGCCATTCCGCTCGGGGGGACGGTGTACAAAGATTTTGTTCCAAAACGTCCACCGCCGTGGAAAATTGGTTATGCATCCACATATGCCGGTAATACCTGGCGCGCGAACATCCTGGACGAATTCACCAACGTATTGCTTCCGAGATATAAGGAAGCAGGCCTAGTCTCCGATCTAATCGTCACGCAGTCTGACCTCAAAGACGCTGTCCAAATCCAGCAGATGCGGCAGATGGTTGACGACGGTGTTGATGCGATCGTCATTTGCTGCTCGAACATTACCGCACTTAACAAGACCATAGAGTATGCTCATTCGAAAGGCGTGCCAGTCTTCTCAGTCTCGGGCTATGTCACATCACCCTACGCAATCAATGCCACAGAGAATAACACCGACGGTGGCTACAAGGCTGCTGAATGGCTTGCCAAGGAAATCGGTGAAAAAGGCAACGTCCTGATGGTATCGGGCATCCCCGGTTTCGCATCATCGGACAGCTTCGACATCGGCGCGAAGAACGCGTTCGATAAATTCCCCGGTATCAAAATTGTAGGCACGATAGCTGGCAAATGGACCGACCAGGTCGCCCAGGTTGAGGTTCAGAAGTTTCTTGC
The sequence above is drawn from the Rhizobium etli 8C-3 genome and encodes:
- a CDS encoding SDR family oxidoreductase; this encodes MDLNQRVCIVTGGGSGIGRATAELFAKNGAYVVVADVNEDAAVRVANEIGSKAFGVRVDVSSAKDAESMVEKTTAKWGRVDVLVNNAGFGTTGNVVTIPEETWDRIMSVNVKGIFLCSKYVIPVMRRNGGGSIINTTSYTATSAIADRTAYVASKGAISSLTRAMAMDHAKEGIRVNAVAPGTIDSPYFTKIFAEAKDPAKLRSDFNARAVMDRMGTAEEIAEAMLFLASDRSRFATGSILTVDGGSSIGNHLVK
- a CDS encoding carboxymuconolactone decarboxylase family protein, whose product is MAPAREIHGREVTERFERGLKTRREVLGGGYVDASVSKATDFNWPMQTLVTEYCWDAIWNRPGLERKQRSILNLGMISALNRPHELKLHVRGAINNGLTKEEIREVFLQVSIYCGVPAAIDSFRVAAEVFDEMGI
- a CDS encoding LLM class flavin-dependent oxidoreductase, whose product is MTAQDDFRAAGNPMFNDNKLKLGVFGTNCSNACAITLAETTFEPTFDHNVEIAKKLEAAGWECMVPIARWRGFGGPSNFNGVNMDTFTWAAALAAVTTKLQFFSTTHIPTLNPIVATKMATTIDHISKGRYGLNLVTGWFTPEMEMFGVPMMEHDTRYEYATEWMDIVETLWKRNGVTFEGEFLKVKDAFSEPKPYNKAGRPLLICAGASGKGLHFTAKFCDFNFGFMQDMESGAAWVKKVKDLARTEYNRDLGTFTACPVIVRETEKEAKEYYDYYVNQKGDWEACENICEVLQVQSQNHSAEMYQKFKERFVAGWGGYPIVGNPEQVADKLVDLSNTGVNGALLTMVDYNEELPFFNDRVMPLLKQAGLRN
- a CDS encoding flavin reductase family protein, producing the protein MADTSTEAQLTFKAAMRRFTSTICLITTELNGVRHGMAATAVQSVTADPPTVLVCINQSASVNQPLKISGKFAVNMLHLSHADLVPLFSGQLKGEERFHYGEWLSLDGMPVLSDAQAAFVCKLKDVVHVGTHDVVLGEVLEARFIESIAPLLYENGQLVRSSSISGSAA
- a CDS encoding ABC transporter substrate-binding protein; protein product: MLKKIVAALFTLSSLYHMNGVAKADGLDSLPPDQKALYENIDPAIPLGGTVYKDFVPKRPPPWKIGYASTYAGNTWRANILDEFTNVLLPRYKEAGLVSDLIVTQSDLKDAVQIQQMRQMVDDGVDAIVICCSNITALNKTIEYAHSKGVPVFSVSGYVTSPYAINATENNTDGGYKAAEWLAKEIGEKGNVLMVSGIPGFASSDSFDIGAKNAFDKFPGIKIVGTIAGKWTDQVAQVEVQKFLATNLAEVNGILVQSASENGVVNAVQQSGRDMMPIVLGGEASAACYWRKNPDFISKSFHFWPPRSDARLVWDVMMRTLEGQGPKIQSILRPALPYTIDDVKEVLKEDCDPNSTDWIEPKNNGWWPADVAANYFERPEDPLAWRPKK